In Crinalium epipsammum PCC 9333, the following are encoded in one genomic region:
- a CDS encoding FAD-dependent oxidoreductase: protein MDSTTTVKQADTPATAHEILDVQQTNCCIVGGGPAGAVLALILARQGIPVMLLEAHKDFERDFRGDTIHPSVMEIMEELGLADRLLELPHSKLHQLTITTENDSVTVADFSRLKTRYPYIMVTPQVKFLNFITDEAKRYPNFELITGANVQEIIEEDGIIKGVRYRGHGGWHEVRAVLTVGADGRHSRLRQLAGFVPIETSPPMDVLWFRLPRKAEEAEGLSGRFGKGHIVVLLDRSEQWQIAYVIPKGRYQQLRTAGLETLRQSLVEVVPELSDRVEQLQDWSQVAFLSVESNRLTRWYRPGLLLIGDAAHVMSPVGGVGINYAIQDAVVAANILSNDLKTGTVKVTHLAAVQRHREIPTRVIQAFQSVAQQRIFARVLNSDPSFQLPAFLRIPILRDLPARLVAFGIWKVHVDN from the coding sequence ATGGATAGTACTACAACCGTAAAACAAGCTGACACACCAGCAACCGCCCATGAAATTTTGGATGTACAGCAAACAAATTGCTGCATTGTAGGTGGAGGTCCTGCTGGTGCTGTTCTCGCGCTTATTTTGGCACGTCAAGGCATCCCAGTCATGCTACTGGAAGCCCACAAAGACTTTGAGCGCGACTTTCGGGGTGACACAATTCATCCCTCAGTCATGGAGATTATGGAGGAACTAGGATTAGCCGATAGACTCTTAGAGTTGCCCCATTCCAAGCTGCATCAACTGACTATCACTACAGAAAATGACTCAGTTACAGTAGCTGATTTCAGCCGCCTAAAAACTCGGTATCCATACATCATGGTGACACCCCAAGTTAAATTTCTCAACTTCATCACCGACGAAGCAAAACGTTATCCCAACTTTGAATTAATCACAGGGGCAAATGTACAGGAAATAATTGAGGAAGATGGAATCATTAAGGGTGTGCGATATCGTGGACATGGTGGTTGGCATGAAGTCAGGGCAGTTCTTACCGTTGGTGCAGATGGTCGTCACTCTCGCTTACGTCAACTAGCTGGCTTTGTACCAATTGAAACATCACCACCAATGGATGTGCTATGGTTTCGCTTGCCTCGCAAAGCAGAGGAAGCTGAAGGTTTGAGTGGTCGGTTTGGTAAAGGTCATATCGTAGTTTTACTTGACCGTTCTGAACAATGGCAGATTGCCTATGTTATCCCCAAAGGTCGTTATCAACAGTTACGGACTGCTGGTTTAGAGACGCTACGCCAATCACTTGTGGAAGTTGTGCCAGAGTTGAGCGACAGGGTAGAACAACTGCAAGATTGGTCACAAGTTGCTTTTCTCTCAGTAGAGTCTAATCGTCTTACTCGTTGGTATCGCCCTGGACTATTATTAATTGGTGATGCTGCCCATGTGATGTCGCCAGTTGGTGGCGTAGGGATTAACTATGCTATTCAGGATGCAGTTGTAGCTGCAAATATTTTGAGCAATGATTTAAAAACTGGCACAGTTAAAGTTACTCACTTAGCTGCTGTACAGCGACATAGAGAAATACCGACGCGCGTTATTCAGGCGTTTCAGTCTGTAGCCCAACAGCGCATATTTGCTCGTGTTCTCAATTCAGATCCGTCTTTTCAGCTACCAGCTTTTCTACGGATACCGATTCTGCGTGACTTACCAGCTAGATTAGTAGCTTTTGGCATTTGGAAAGTCCACGTTGACAATTAA
- a CDS encoding aromatic ring-hydroxylating dioxygenase subunit alpha: protein MLAEKRIETTQTDQFLAGGNDPARFDCKEAWYPVFYIEDLDKSKPSKFTLLGQDLVIWWDKQGNSWRALADQCPHRLAPLSEGRIAEDGLLECPYHGWAFTGEGKCDRIPQQQAENKAHASQRACVASFPTVTRQGLLFIYPGEPENAFNVKVPIIEPIEESPDGWICLNTFRDLPYDALTLLENVLDASHVPFTHHRSVGNRTNAAPVELEVVASDKQGFKGIWEEGPRKGTLGKQFTTFIAPALMWHDLTSKQFGRTLTVVYATPIRKGECRIFARFPFKFSSKLPGLFLKLTPRWYSHLGQNNVLEDDQIFLHYQERYLAAKGGGANFAKAFYLPTRADTFVTALRKWVNEYQADPFPEETFSPPLSTEVLLDRYHSHTIKCASCSQALRNIKRIRWGIGVSGAIALTMLPLFNSAFGQPTMLVTIASVIIPLIAGSAWLWLGHLEGRFERGREVPPRNLPDNQK from the coding sequence ATGCTGGCTGAAAAGCGGATCGAAACAACACAAACTGATCAGTTTCTAGCTGGTGGAAATGACCCTGCTCGTTTTGACTGCAAGGAAGCTTGGTATCCTGTCTTCTACATTGAGGATCTCGACAAATCAAAACCGAGTAAGTTCACACTACTAGGTCAGGATTTAGTAATTTGGTGGGACAAACAAGGAAATAGTTGGCGGGCGTTGGCAGATCAATGTCCTCATCGACTAGCACCGCTTTCAGAAGGCAGAATTGCTGAGGATGGGTTGCTGGAATGCCCTTATCACGGTTGGGCGTTTACTGGAGAGGGTAAGTGCGATCGCATCCCTCAACAGCAAGCAGAAAACAAAGCCCACGCATCCCAACGAGCTTGTGTAGCCTCATTCCCTACAGTCACACGCCAAGGATTGTTGTTTATTTATCCAGGTGAACCGGAAAACGCTTTTAATGTCAAAGTTCCGATTATTGAACCGATAGAGGAGTCCCCTGATGGGTGGATTTGCCTTAACACTTTTCGGGATTTACCCTACGATGCCCTGACTTTATTAGAAAATGTTCTTGATGCTAGTCACGTTCCCTTTACTCATCACCGTTCCGTTGGTAATCGAACTAATGCTGCTCCGGTAGAATTGGAAGTTGTGGCATCCGACAAACAAGGTTTTAAAGGTATTTGGGAAGAAGGTCCCCGTAAAGGTACGCTGGGAAAACAATTTACCACTTTTATTGCCCCAGCTTTAATGTGGCATGACTTGACCTCGAAACAATTTGGCAGAACTTTAACTGTTGTTTACGCAACTCCTATTCGCAAGGGAGAATGTCGCATATTTGCGCGATTTCCATTTAAGTTTTCCTCAAAATTGCCTGGTTTATTCCTGAAACTTACGCCGCGCTGGTACTCCCATCTTGGACAGAATAACGTTTTGGAAGATGATCAGATCTTCCTGCACTACCAAGAGCGTTATCTAGCAGCTAAGGGTGGCGGTGCTAACTTCGCTAAAGCATTTTATTTGCCGACTCGTGCGGATACTTTTGTAACCGCGTTGCGTAAGTGGGTAAACGAGTACCAAGCCGATCCATTTCCAGAGGAAACCTTCTCGCCACCTCTATCTACAGAGGTTTTACTTGACCGCTACCACTCCCACACAATTAAATGCGCTAGTTGCAGTCAGGCACTTAGGAATATTAAACGAATCAGGTGGGGGATAGGGGTTAGCGGTGCGATCGCACTAACTATGCTACCTTTGTTTAACTCGGCTTTTGGGCAACCGACGATGCTCGTTACAATTGCCTCGGTGATTATTCCCTTAATAGCTGGCTCTGCATGGCTATGGCTGGGACATTTAGAGGGGCGATTTGAGCGGGGGCGGGAAGTCCCACCTCGAAATCTGCCAGATAATCAGAAGTAG
- a CDS encoding ABC transporter ATP-binding protein has product MAQVVIENVYKSFSSRKDEQVVTPVAEPLTPTDEAPLIAVDTSPPASGTKVLRRINLAIADGEFMVLVGPSGCGKSTLLRVIAGLEDLTGGNIWVGDRLINDLPPKERDIAMVFQNYALYPHMTVYDNIAFGLRRMGRGEEEQASRTEEGKKSLPLWAENLLVETTRSLPKGLRYTTPREKSIQQQVRHVAQLLQIETFLNRLPKQLSGGQRQRVALGRAIARNPQVFLMDEPLSNLDAKLRAETRAQIVKLQRQLGTTTIYVTHDQTEAMTMGDRIAVMNAGQIQQIATPLELYNRPANRFVAEFIGSPPMNFIPVQFKAPLVITHSQFRFTLPEIWEPILQKYDGKSLLLGIRPEHLSIGVPATKNLFVQVELVEALGNETYLAVRLTDVKTASNLQVRIPPDRPVRLGEELWLSLTPDKIHLFDIDTGLAIRP; this is encoded by the coding sequence GTGGCACAGGTTGTAATCGAAAACGTATATAAAAGCTTTTCATCTCGCAAAGATGAGCAGGTTGTTACTCCAGTAGCAGAACCTTTAACACCTACAGATGAAGCGCCACTAATTGCAGTAGATACTTCACCTCCGGCATCGGGTACAAAGGTTTTGCGGAGAATTAACCTGGCGATCGCAGATGGTGAATTTATGGTCTTGGTTGGTCCTTCTGGTTGCGGTAAAAGCACGTTGCTGCGAGTAATTGCAGGACTGGAGGATTTAACGGGAGGCAATATTTGGGTGGGCGATCGCTTAATTAATGATTTACCACCCAAGGAAAGAGACATCGCTATGGTGTTTCAAAATTACGCCTTATATCCCCACATGACAGTGTATGACAACATTGCCTTTGGTCTGCGACGTATGGGTAGGGGAGAAGAGGAGCAAGCAAGCCGGACAGAAGAAGGTAAGAAATCTTTACCTTTGTGGGCAGAGAATTTGTTAGTAGAAACAACGCGATCGCTTCCTAAAGGGCTGCGTTACACGACTCCAAGGGAAAAATCTATTCAGCAGCAAGTGCGTCATGTTGCCCAACTATTGCAAATTGAAACATTTTTAAACCGACTGCCAAAACAATTATCTGGGGGACAACGACAGCGAGTGGCGCTGGGACGCGCGATCGCACGTAACCCGCAAGTATTTTTAATGGATGAACCTTTATCTAACTTAGATGCCAAACTTCGCGCCGAAACTCGCGCTCAAATTGTCAAACTGCAACGGCAACTAGGTACAACGACTATTTATGTTACCCACGACCAAACCGAAGCAATGACAATGGGCGATCGCATCGCTGTGATGAATGCTGGACAAATTCAGCAAATTGCTACACCTCTAGAACTCTACAACCGCCCTGCTAACCGCTTCGTTGCGGAATTTATTGGCTCACCACCAATGAATTTTATTCCCGTTCAATTTAAAGCACCTTTAGTAATTACTCATTCCCAATTCCGCTTCACCCTGCCAGAAATTTGGGAGCCAATATTGCAAAAATATGATGGAAAATCCTTGCTATTAGGCATTCGACCAGAACACCTCAGCATTGGTGTTCCTGCTACTAAAAATCTCTTTGTGCAAGTTGAATTAGTAGAAGCTTTGGGCAACGAAACATATTTAGCTGTTCGCTTAACTGATGTTAAAACTGCATCTAACCTACAGGTAAGAATTCCACCAGATCGCCCTGTCAGGCTGGGTGAAGAACTTTGGTTATCATTAACACCAGATAAAATTCATTTGTTTGATATAGATACTGGTCTAGCAATACGACCTTAA
- a CDS encoding alpha/beta fold hydrolase: MFANFLPALVEQLTEPTSIALAQGIQREAIATSLSLTPIPTTYVRQGSGGTPIVLLHGFDSSLFEFRRLLPLLANHNETWALDLLGFGFTERLAGIPFSPTAIKTHLYYFWKTLIQQPVILVGASMGGAAAIDFTLAYPEAVQKLVLIDSAGFKGGSALSKFLFPPLGHLATSFLRSPKVRKKVSETAYHDQSFVSLDAQICAALHLEMSNWNQALIAFTKSGGYSSFANKLAHISQDTMILWGERDRILGIADAYKFQQAISNSQLIWIKDCGHVPHLEKPQITAEHLKQFAK, translated from the coding sequence ATGTTTGCTAATTTTCTGCCTGCGTTAGTTGAGCAGCTTACAGAACCTACTTCCATTGCTCTGGCACAAGGTATTCAACGTGAAGCGATCGCCACTTCCTTAAGCCTCACACCAATTCCCACTACCTATGTACGTCAGGGTAGTGGCGGAACGCCTATCGTCTTACTACACGGCTTTGATAGCTCTCTGTTTGAGTTCCGTCGCCTCTTACCTTTGCTGGCTAACCACAATGAAACTTGGGCATTAGATTTACTCGGTTTTGGATTTACCGAAAGACTCGCAGGTATTCCATTTAGCCCTACAGCTATCAAGACCCATCTCTATTATTTCTGGAAAACCTTAATTCAGCAGCCTGTAATTTTAGTAGGTGCTTCGATGGGAGGTGCAGCAGCAATTGATTTTACCCTAGCTTATCCAGAGGCAGTTCAAAAGCTAGTATTGATTGATAGCGCAGGTTTTAAAGGAGGTTCAGCTTTAAGTAAATTTTTATTTCCACCTCTAGGACACTTAGCTACTTCATTTTTACGCAGCCCTAAAGTTAGAAAAAAAGTCAGTGAAACTGCTTATCACGATCAAAGCTTTGTTTCCTTAGACGCACAGATTTGTGCAGCACTCCACTTAGAGATGTCTAATTGGAACCAAGCTTTAATTGCTTTTACTAAAAGTGGTGGTTATAGCTCTTTTGCTAACAAGTTAGCACACATTTCACAAGATACAATGATTTTGTGGGGAGAACGCGATCGCATCTTAGGTATTGCCGATGCCTATAAGTTTCAGCAAGCTATATCCAATTCTCAATTAATTTGGATTAAAGATTGTGGTCATGTTCCTCATTTAGAAAAACCACAGATTACTGCCGAACATCTTAAGCAATTTGCTAAGTAG
- the ccmS gene encoding beta-carboxysome assembly chaperone CcmS: MFGSTPPETGDNRWKRQLDLFVKENKQELAALSWGLWLENQDTQGTIGINLKPTPHFVYCPKSAIEALNNNVENKLQEILGLVDAHNPEKEVLMIGIGEDQIKLINFEPEIAPPTCYEQAATDVYTLLDQLEERLNQHIEPVKN; the protein is encoded by the coding sequence ATGTTTGGTAGCACACCACCGGAAACTGGAGATAATCGCTGGAAACGCCAGTTAGATTTATTTGTTAAAGAAAACAAACAAGAATTGGCTGCACTGTCTTGGGGATTGTGGTTAGAAAATCAAGATACTCAAGGAACTATTGGTATTAACTTAAAACCCACACCACACTTTGTATATTGCCCAAAATCAGCAATAGAGGCACTTAATAATAACGTTGAAAACAAACTTCAAGAAATTTTAGGATTAGTAGATGCACATAATCCTGAAAAAGAAGTTCTAATGATTGGAATTGGCGAGGATCAAATTAAGCTAATTAACTTTGAGCCAGAAATTGCACCACCTACTTGTTATGAGCAAGCTGCAACTGATGTTTATACATTATTAGATCAATTAGAGGAACGTTTGAATCAGCACATAGAGCCTGTAAAAAATTAA
- a CDS encoding ABC transporter ATP-binding protein: MPGRFSKPQQNESVYPLQRLIDYGRGYRVQIYQAIACSTLNKIFDLAPPALIGAAVDVVVKKQDSLIAQLGVKDVFQQFLILSFLSLIIWGLESVFEYAYARLWRNLAQNIQHNLRLDAYSHLQELELAYFEERSTGGLMSILSDDINQLERFLDIGANEVIQVSTTVIVIGGAFFILAPGVAWWAMLPMPFILWGSIAFQKRLAPYYAEVREKVSLLNSRFNNNLSGITTIKSFTTEFYEQDRIRLDSEAYRHSNRRAIALSAAFVPLIRIIILFGFTATLLLGGMDAVAGRMSVGTYSVLVFLTQRLLWPLTRLGDTLDQYQRAMASTNRVFNLLDTPITIHSGHLSLPSVRGEVELNNVTFAYKGRDTVIKNLSLYIPAGKTIAIVGSTGSGKSTLVKLLLRLYEIEQGTITVDGVNIQDLRLQDLRRAIGLVSQDVFLFHGTVIENIIYGTPDATLPEAIAAAKVAEAHEFIINLPNGYDTIVGERGQKLSGGQRQRIAIARAVLKNPPILILDEATSAVDNETEAAIQRSLEHITINRTTIAIAHRLSTIRNADCIYVMEQGKLVESGRHEELLEQNKLYASLWRVQSGIK; this comes from the coding sequence ATGCCTGGTAGGTTCTCGAAACCGCAACAAAATGAATCAGTGTATCCGTTGCAGCGTTTAATTGACTATGGACGCGGTTATCGTGTACAAATATATCAAGCGATCGCTTGCTCAACCCTAAACAAAATTTTTGACCTTGCACCACCAGCTTTAATTGGTGCGGCGGTGGATGTAGTTGTCAAAAAACAAGACTCCCTAATTGCTCAATTAGGTGTTAAGGATGTTTTTCAGCAATTCCTCATTCTTTCTTTCCTCAGCTTGATAATATGGGGTCTAGAATCAGTATTTGAATATGCTTATGCTAGACTTTGGCGCAATTTAGCACAAAATATTCAGCATAATTTACGCTTAGATGCTTACTCCCACCTGCAAGAGTTAGAATTAGCTTACTTTGAGGAACGCAGTACAGGCGGTTTGATGTCGATTCTGAGCGACGATATCAACCAATTAGAACGCTTTTTAGATATTGGCGCAAATGAAGTAATTCAAGTATCTACCACAGTAATAGTAATTGGTGGTGCATTCTTTATTTTGGCTCCTGGTGTCGCTTGGTGGGCGATGCTACCGATGCCTTTTATTTTATGGGGTTCGATTGCATTCCAAAAACGCCTTGCGCCTTATTATGCCGAAGTACGGGAAAAAGTAAGTTTACTTAATAGTCGTTTTAACAATAATTTAAGTGGCATTACGACGATTAAAAGTTTTACTACTGAATTTTATGAGCAAGACCGGATTAGATTAGATAGTGAAGCTTATAGACACAGTAACAGAAGAGCGATCGCACTTAGTGCTGCATTTGTCCCCTTAATTCGCATCATCATTTTATTCGGGTTCACAGCAACTTTGCTACTAGGTGGAATGGATGCAGTTGCAGGGAGAATGTCTGTAGGTACTTACAGCGTATTAGTCTTTCTCACCCAACGGTTACTTTGGCCCTTGACGCGATTGGGTGATACTTTGGATCAGTATCAACGTGCAATGGCATCTACAAATCGGGTATTTAATTTATTAGATACTCCAATTACTATCCACTCAGGACATTTATCACTACCTTCAGTACGTGGCGAGGTGGAATTAAATAATGTTACCTTTGCCTACAAAGGTAGAGATACAGTTATCAAAAATCTCTCACTGTATATTCCTGCGGGTAAAACTATTGCAATTGTTGGTTCTACTGGTTCTGGTAAGAGTACGCTTGTAAAACTATTACTAAGATTGTACGAAATAGAGCAGGGAACTATTACAGTTGATGGTGTGAATATTCAGGATTTGCGATTACAAGATTTACGCCGTGCGATTGGTTTAGTTAGTCAGGATGTGTTTTTATTTCATGGCACAGTAATCGAAAATATTATCTATGGTACTCCGGATGCTACATTACCTGAAGCGATCGCAGCCGCAAAAGTAGCTGAAGCCCACGAATTTATTATCAATTTACCTAACGGCTATGACACGATTGTAGGCGAACGAGGGCAGAAATTATCAGGAGGACAACGACAAAGAATTGCCATTGCGCGGGCGGTTTTGAAAAATCCACCGATTTTGATTTTAGATGAAGCGACATCCGCAGTGGATAATGAGACAGAAGCAGCAATACAGCGATCGCTCGAACATATTACAATTAATCGAACAACAATTGCGATCGCGCACCGTTTATCTACCATCCGCAATGCTGATTGTATCTATGTCATGGAGCAAGGAAAACTGGTAGAATCTGGACGACACGAAGAACTATTAGAGCAAAATAAGCTTTATGCTAGTCTGTGGCGTGTCCAGTCAGGTATAAAATAA